The Acidicapsa acidisoli genome contains a region encoding:
- a CDS encoding glycosyltransferase family 4 protein yields the protein MNVLMLHNSYQFRGGEDESFESEVRMLRAEGHTVETIHINNAQIESAGKIHVAIQSLWSSNSYDLVDRKLQETKFDVLHVQNFFPLLSPSVYYAAKKHGVAVVQTLRNYRLLCPNVYFFRDGHVCEDCMGKVFKYPGVLHGCYRGSRMASAAVAAMTAFHTIKGTWLNAVDLYIALTDFVRDKFIEGGFPPDKLVVKSNIVFPDPGCGDGEGGYALFVGRLSPEKGLETLLQAWKLLKRDWTLKIVGEGPLSPLVEAFCAERGEVEWLGALSRADIGRVMGAAKVLVFPSEWYETFGRVAIESFAAGTPVIASRLGAMAEVGEAMRTGLLFNPGDPEDLAEKLSWILDNPVQVAAMRVAARERYETKYTMHENCRVLIQAYDTARQKSLSARS from the coding sequence TTGAATGTATTGATGCTTCACAACAGCTACCAGTTTCGCGGCGGTGAGGATGAGAGCTTTGAATCGGAGGTACGGATGCTGCGTGCCGAGGGCCACACGGTAGAGACGATTCACATCAACAATGCGCAGATTGAATCTGCAGGAAAGATCCACGTCGCGATCCAGTCTTTATGGTCGAGCAATTCCTACGATCTCGTGGATCGTAAATTGCAGGAAACAAAGTTCGACGTACTGCATGTTCAGAATTTCTTTCCACTGCTCTCGCCTTCGGTATACTACGCAGCCAAAAAGCATGGTGTAGCCGTCGTTCAAACATTGCGAAATTACCGTCTGCTTTGTCCAAATGTGTATTTCTTTCGAGATGGTCACGTTTGTGAAGATTGTATGGGCAAGGTCTTCAAGTATCCGGGCGTCCTCCACGGATGTTACCGGGGCAGCCGAATGGCATCTGCTGCCGTTGCAGCCATGACCGCGTTCCACACCATCAAGGGAACATGGTTGAATGCCGTGGACCTGTATATAGCCCTCACAGACTTTGTGCGAGATAAGTTTATCGAAGGCGGATTCCCGCCGGACAAACTCGTCGTGAAGAGCAACATTGTTTTTCCCGACCCTGGATGTGGCGATGGCGAGGGCGGATACGCCTTATTTGTTGGGCGGCTAAGTCCGGAAAAGGGTCTGGAGACTCTCCTGCAAGCATGGAAGCTCCTGAAGAGAGACTGGACCCTGAAAATTGTCGGCGAAGGTCCGTTGTCTCCGCTTGTAGAAGCATTCTGCGCCGAGCGTGGCGAAGTGGAGTGGCTGGGAGCGTTATCCAGAGCCGACATAGGACGAGTCATGGGCGCTGCTAAAGTGCTCGTCTTCCCATCGGAATGGTATGAGACATTCGGCAGGGTCGCCATTGAGAGCTTTGCAGCAGGCACACCCGTGATAGCTTCGCGTCTGGGTGCGATGGCGGAGGTTGGTGAAGCAATGCGGACCGGCTTGCTCTTCAATCCGGGAGATCCGGAAGATCTGGCAGAGAAGCTGAGTTGGATCCTGGACAATCCGGTTCAAGTAGCAGCGATGCGCGTGGCTGCTCGCGAGAGATATGAGACAAAATATACAATGCACGAGAACTGCCGAGTCTTGATTCAGGCCTATGACACTGCTCGGCAAAAATCATTGAGCGCTAGGAGCTAA
- a CDS encoding acyltransferase family protein — MRIREDSKTVEDRIGALDGWRGVAILLVLVDHAGELAWSSWFHKITRVGATGVGIFFALSGFLITSLLLREQSKTGRIHLAKFYTRRIFRIVPSVLAFLLTLLCLRYWNFLQVTNLQAFSSLLLFRNYIPSDWGTGWYTAHLWSLMVEEHFYLVWPLLFLMTRVNVKVLTALAVADGAWRAVSFHFHLLAGPWAPGRTDVRIDALLWGCILAIVMSRSEWKERLKRALNGKLMLLLVLIDIASNLGNGQHNYSFYEPMILALLVVWPILNSESSLRSLLDWRILTMIGRVSYSLYIWQQLWMLFPGAPMPFPTLQAFPVNVLMALCCGVVSYYAVEKPFIALGRWVASSWKSKRDEVAFAG; from the coding sequence ATGCGCATTCGAGAAGACTCCAAGACCGTGGAAGATCGCATTGGCGCTCTTGATGGATGGCGGGGCGTCGCTATCCTGTTAGTTCTCGTGGATCATGCGGGCGAACTAGCCTGGTCTTCCTGGTTTCATAAGATCACGCGGGTTGGCGCAACCGGGGTCGGAATCTTTTTCGCGCTCAGTGGTTTTCTGATAACCAGCCTGCTTCTCCGGGAACAGTCCAAGACGGGCCGCATTCATCTGGCGAAGTTCTATACCCGGCGCATATTTCGCATCGTACCTTCTGTTCTCGCCTTTCTTCTAACACTGCTTTGCCTGCGTTACTGGAATTTTCTGCAAGTTACGAATCTTCAGGCCTTCTCGTCGCTCCTTCTATTCAGGAATTACATTCCAAGCGATTGGGGTACCGGCTGGTACACAGCACATTTATGGTCCCTGATGGTCGAGGAGCATTTCTACCTTGTATGGCCCTTGTTATTCCTCATGACGAGGGTGAATGTGAAAGTCCTGACTGCGCTCGCCGTGGCTGATGGCGCATGGCGGGCAGTTTCGTTTCACTTCCATCTGTTGGCTGGCCCATGGGCGCCCGGACGCACAGATGTTCGAATCGATGCGTTGTTATGGGGCTGCATTCTTGCCATCGTAATGAGCCGCTCCGAATGGAAGGAGCGGTTGAAGCGCGCGCTCAACGGCAAGCTGATGCTGTTGTTGGTCCTCATTGATATCGCTTCCAATCTTGGCAACGGCCAGCACAACTACTCATTTTACGAGCCGATGATTCTCGCTCTCTTGGTTGTCTGGCCAATTCTCAATTCCGAAAGCTCCCTTCGCTCTCTGCTTGATTGGCGTATTCTGACGATGATTGGAAGAGTCTCGTACAGCCTGTACATCTGGCAACAGCTATGGATGTTGTTTCCTGGCGCGCCCATGCCTTTTCCAACGCTGCAGGCATTTCCAGTAAACGTGCTGATGGCGTTGTGTTGCGGTGTCGTGAGCTACTATGCCGTAGAGAAGCCCTTCATCGCGCTTGGCCGATGGGTCGCCTCATCTTGGAAATCCAAGCGCGATGAGGTGGCTTTCGCTGGATGA
- a CDS encoding glycosyltransferase family 4 protein, which yields MMRILAWPNQSTNPYTPLLYTNMGPRVQIDEFSARKMLNSYAVWHVHWPESLLNIPNPVKAACKLAGFFAMMDNLRWRGGKIVWTMHNFKAHEALHPSLERRFWRQFIPRVDGAISLSETGLSMARTKFPALQKVPMAVIPHGHYRDEYPKSPGQAREMLGIPPTARVVLFFGAVRPYKNVDALVRAFREVSTPDALLYIVGRPNTTALTDAILTEASQDSRVRIAFEFVKTEDVAKYMEVADLVVLPYRAILNSGSALLALSFNRPVLVPDLGAMGDLRDDFGDAWVQTFSGDIHARTLEAGLDWAASSRSAECPMPEKYNWQSIRSETVRFYEQVASGNSTKGRTYLNA from the coding sequence ATGATGCGAATTCTTGCGTGGCCCAATCAATCAACGAACCCGTACACCCCGTTGTTGTATACCAATATGGGGCCGAGGGTGCAGATAGACGAATTCTCTGCCAGGAAGATGCTGAATAGTTATGCCGTTTGGCACGTTCACTGGCCCGAGTCTCTCCTCAATATTCCCAACCCCGTCAAAGCTGCATGCAAACTTGCGGGTTTCTTTGCGATGATGGACAATCTTCGCTGGCGTGGCGGCAAGATTGTCTGGACAATGCACAATTTCAAAGCGCATGAAGCCTTGCATCCATCTCTGGAGAGGCGATTCTGGCGACAATTCATCCCGCGAGTGGATGGCGCCATCAGTCTCAGCGAGACGGGCCTCTCCATGGCAAGAACAAAGTTTCCCGCGCTGCAAAAGGTGCCAATGGCAGTAATTCCACACGGACACTACCGCGATGAATATCCCAAGAGTCCAGGCCAAGCCAGAGAAATGTTAGGCATTCCGCCCACAGCGCGCGTGGTTCTCTTCTTTGGGGCTGTAAGACCATACAAGAATGTGGATGCCCTCGTGCGCGCTTTCCGCGAGGTGTCAACTCCTGACGCTTTGCTCTATATCGTCGGTCGTCCCAATACGACGGCGCTGACCGATGCAATTCTCACGGAGGCCTCGCAGGATAGCCGGGTTCGAATTGCATTTGAATTTGTGAAGACAGAAGACGTTGCGAAATACATGGAAGTAGCGGATCTTGTTGTATTGCCGTATCGAGCTATCTTAAATTCTGGCTCCGCCCTCCTTGCACTTTCATTCAACCGGCCCGTTCTGGTACCTGATCTGGGAGCTATGGGTGATCTTAGGGACGATTTTGGCGATGCGTGGGTGCAAACTTTCAGTGGAGATATTCATGCTAGGACTCTGGAAGCCGGTCTTGACTGGGCCGCCAGTTCCAGATCCGCGGAGTGTCCCATGCCGGAAAAGTACAACTGGCAGAGCATTCGGTCTGAGACAGTCCGTTTTTACGAACAGGTCGCTTCTGGCAACAGCACGAAAGGACGCACGTATCTCAATGCTTAA
- a CDS encoding acyltransferase family protein, producing the protein MEASTSQAYRPDIDGLRAVAVLLVVAYHVRTRFTPGGFIGVDVFFVISGFLITSILMRELDGSRFSIQGFYVRRIRRIAPALIGVTVATSVFSFVLLLPSELRDYSRSLLAALGSVSNFYFWSQTGYFKPEALTMPLLHTWSLAVEEQFYILFPAFLALLYRYARRSALFILLILAVASFALSAWQAFSDPGAAFYWPTSRAWELLSGALLVFGGLPGMKYPLLRNMIAAVGLGLIIFAAMTYTKSTPFPGVAALAPCLGAVFLIGSGSAGKTIVGRALSLRPLVFIGLISYSLYLWHWPVIVFQSMGLNLSGVTANEQKAFTFALSILLAAFSWRFIELPFRRNRGAVAPTTVFKFAALAASVPAAAACLFLLMNGMPSRFPVGASAVASYLEDPAEEARNRTGSCLLTESYTYQNFDRAACLTESKTLPNYLILGDSHAAHLWYGLSHVVSNANFLQATASGCKPTIAQEVRQNPQCVKLIEFALREYLPKSHVKAVILGGHWTVNDLDHLSSTIQYIRGLGITPIVVGPVVEYDAPLPRLLAISIGNSDLGLPQRHKLLSVRDLDRTMNALTRNQWHVGYFSYFDALCTNGQCREYVSSGVPMQKDTTHLTGPGSIWIAEQIVAKQLLQ; encoded by the coding sequence ATGGAAGCATCCACGAGCCAAGCCTACCGGCCTGACATCGATGGTTTAAGGGCAGTGGCAGTACTGCTGGTTGTTGCCTATCACGTACGCACACGATTCACTCCTGGCGGATTCATCGGGGTCGACGTATTCTTTGTCATCTCAGGATTTCTGATTACATCGATTCTCATGCGTGAGTTGGATGGCTCTCGCTTTAGCATTCAAGGCTTCTACGTACGGCGTATCCGGCGGATCGCCCCAGCTTTGATTGGTGTTACCGTCGCAACATCGGTCTTCTCATTCGTCCTCTTGTTGCCGAGTGAGCTTAGGGACTACTCCCGCTCTCTTCTGGCGGCTCTTGGATCTGTATCCAATTTTTATTTTTGGAGTCAGACGGGATACTTCAAGCCTGAAGCGCTAACAATGCCACTGCTCCATACGTGGTCGCTGGCAGTGGAGGAGCAGTTCTACATCCTCTTTCCCGCGTTTCTAGCGCTGCTGTACCGCTATGCCAGGCGATCGGCGCTCTTTATCCTGCTCATCCTGGCGGTAGCGTCTTTTGCGCTCAGTGCGTGGCAGGCATTCAGCGATCCCGGTGCGGCCTTTTACTGGCCCACATCGCGAGCATGGGAACTTCTGAGTGGGGCATTGCTGGTCTTCGGCGGCCTACCTGGAATGAAATACCCGTTGCTGCGAAATATGATAGCGGCGGTTGGGCTTGGTCTGATTATTTTCGCCGCAATGACTTATACCAAATCCACACCGTTTCCCGGTGTGGCTGCGTTGGCTCCATGTCTGGGAGCCGTCTTCCTCATTGGCTCGGGATCGGCTGGCAAGACCATTGTCGGACGAGCGCTTTCGCTTCGACCGTTGGTCTTCATCGGGCTGATCTCCTATTCACTCTATCTATGGCATTGGCCAGTGATCGTATTTCAATCGATGGGGCTGAATCTTTCTGGTGTTACAGCAAATGAGCAGAAGGCGTTTACCTTTGCACTCTCGATTCTTCTGGCTGCGTTCTCGTGGCGATTTATCGAACTTCCATTTCGCCGCAACAGAGGTGCTGTCGCTCCCACTACAGTATTCAAATTCGCAGCATTGGCCGCAAGCGTCCCAGCGGCTGCCGCGTGCCTCTTTCTTCTGATGAATGGTATGCCCTCACGGTTTCCCGTTGGCGCCAGTGCGGTCGCCTCCTATCTCGAGGACCCTGCTGAGGAAGCGCGCAATCGGACGGGATCGTGCTTGTTGACCGAATCTTACACGTATCAGAATTTTGACCGAGCTGCATGTCTCACCGAGAGTAAGACACTTCCCAATTACCTGATCCTGGGCGATAGCCATGCTGCACATCTGTGGTACGGACTCTCCCACGTAGTCTCTAACGCAAACTTCTTGCAGGCAACAGCGTCTGGTTGCAAACCGACGATCGCGCAAGAGGTCAGACAAAATCCTCAGTGCGTCAAACTGATTGAGTTTGCTCTGCGCGAGTATTTGCCCAAATCTCATGTCAAGGCGGTAATCCTCGGAGGACACTGGACGGTCAACGATCTCGACCATCTTTCCTCGACAATTCAATACATCAGGGGTCTCGGAATTACTCCGATCGTCGTCGGTCCGGTGGTTGAATATGATGCCCCACTTCCCAGATTGCTGGCCATTTCTATAGGGAATTCCGATCTCGGTCTTCCCCAGAGACATAAGCTATTATCGGTTCGCGATTTGGATCGCACGATGAATGCTCTTACCAGGAATCAATGGCATGTTGGCTACTTTTCGTATTTTGATGCTCTGTGCACCAATGGGCAATGTCGCGAGTATGTCTCGTCGGGGGTACCGATGCAAAAGGATACGACACACCTCACCGGGCCGGGGTCGATTTGGATCGCGGAACAAATCGTGGCAAAACAATTACTTCAATAA
- a CDS encoding O-antigen ligase family protein → MKNLEQVMLFLLLMLSTGAGQSLITGAGTATSSEGQPVMQVIFGLLYLALFFFLLMKFRKTAISLIQRERWTIVVCLWVLASTIWSGDPSETFRRAVALVGTSMAGLYIGMRYDLKQQLKMIALVVGLGAIASLAAGLLFPGIGLTADGSWQGIYFLKNALGRMMALGSICFALLALSERRHRLIRIGMLLLCCVLMLLSKSATAVVVTFLMFVALFFRRALYLRIRPLIGLAAVIGAVGASVGFWFVENSDRLLHAVGRNSSLTGRIPLWQLVFGEISARPIQGYGFAAFWNSWEGERVSETVNWEVSVPHAHNGFLEVWLGIGIVGLVLLLIGMWRIFRSSLHTARTHREIDQSWPLVLLIFTVLYNLTESSLLSTNSLLWMAYVANSFWLVRSAEEEKRALVFDEVAEPAYSS, encoded by the coding sequence GTGAAAAATTTAGAGCAAGTCATGCTATTTTTGCTGCTCATGTTGTCCACGGGTGCGGGACAGAGTCTCATCACCGGAGCCGGTACGGCCACTTCAAGCGAAGGCCAGCCTGTTATGCAGGTCATCTTTGGGCTGCTATATTTGGCTCTCTTCTTTTTCCTGCTGATGAAGTTCAGAAAAACCGCGATATCTCTCATTCAAAGGGAGAGGTGGACGATTGTGGTATGCCTCTGGGTTCTTGCTTCGACGATATGGTCGGGAGATCCAAGCGAGACCTTTCGCCGAGCCGTCGCCCTCGTGGGTACGTCGATGGCCGGCCTGTACATCGGGATGCGATATGACCTAAAACAACAACTCAAAATGATTGCCCTCGTAGTCGGATTGGGTGCAATTGCGAGTCTTGCTGCGGGCCTATTGTTTCCGGGGATCGGATTAACGGCGGATGGTTCCTGGCAGGGAATTTACTTCCTGAAGAATGCTCTGGGGCGGATGATGGCACTTGGCTCGATCTGTTTCGCCTTACTTGCATTGAGCGAACGACGTCATCGCCTGATACGGATCGGAATGCTGTTGCTCTGTTGCGTCCTCATGCTGCTTTCCAAATCGGCAACGGCGGTGGTCGTAACGTTCCTGATGTTTGTCGCGCTGTTCTTTCGCAGGGCGCTCTATCTGCGTATTCGGCCACTTATTGGATTGGCGGCTGTGATCGGAGCCGTCGGGGCCTCAGTCGGATTTTGGTTTGTTGAGAATTCCGATCGTCTCCTGCACGCGGTCGGTCGAAACTCCTCGTTAACGGGACGCATCCCCTTATGGCAACTAGTGTTTGGAGAGATATCGGCTAGACCCATTCAAGGGTACGGCTTCGCGGCTTTTTGGAATAGCTGGGAAGGCGAACGAGTGAGCGAGACCGTTAATTGGGAAGTATCCGTGCCACACGCGCATAACGGCTTTCTCGAGGTGTGGCTCGGTATTGGAATCGTAGGATTGGTGCTATTGCTCATTGGTATGTGGCGAATCTTCCGTTCCTCGCTGCACACGGCCAGAACGCATCGCGAAATCGATCAATCATGGCCATTGGTTTTGCTGATCTTTACGGTTCTATACAACCTTACCGAGAGCTCTCTACTCAGTACGAATTCTCTGTTGTGGATGGCGTACGTTGCGAATTCATTCTGGCTTGTGCGTAGCGCTGAGGAAGAGAAACGCGCCCTGGTCTTTGACGAAGTGGCGGAGCCTGCGTATTCAAGCTGA
- a CDS encoding glycosyltransferase family 4 protein, with translation MKVLLSAYSCLPGGGSEPGLGWNWAQCIAANGHSVIVITRTVNQREIETYIERHPAESLQFVFHDLSPFLQRIYKLPLGNYSYYFLWQYTAARLALKLHRTEKFDRVHHITWASFRVPSFMGQLGIPFIFGPVGGGEDTPKNLRSGLGWRGRLWDALRRASSALMALWMGSTYEAASEIVATTQETLSKIPAKYRHKSRSQQAIGIDFEGLVRLRPNLLNNRVAQDSSRLELLYVGRLLPWKGLHLVLKALALLDASYPNLHLSIIGSGRDLPRLQRLARRLSVDAIISWIPWMPREELIGVYSSFDLFTFPSLHDSGGSAVLEALTFGLPVVCLDLGGPATAVNDSCGRVISTAGLSEDQVVKAIAQFLTEVLADRSILRRLSEAARAHAATLTWQASVDSMYGSSLVGQPN, from the coding sequence ATGAAAGTTCTTCTGTCTGCCTATTCATGCCTTCCAGGGGGCGGCTCAGAGCCGGGACTGGGTTGGAACTGGGCGCAATGCATTGCAGCGAATGGTCACAGTGTCATTGTGATAACGCGGACAGTCAACCAACGTGAGATCGAGACGTATATTGAGAGGCATCCTGCCGAGTCGCTCCAATTCGTCTTTCACGATCTGTCCCCCTTTCTGCAACGAATTTATAAGCTGCCACTTGGGAATTATTCCTATTATTTCCTGTGGCAGTACACAGCCGCTCGTCTTGCTTTGAAGCTGCATCGCACCGAGAAATTTGATCGTGTGCATCACATCACCTGGGCCAGTTTTCGTGTTCCAAGCTTCATGGGCCAGCTTGGGATACCTTTCATCTTTGGTCCAGTGGGTGGCGGAGAAGATACACCGAAGAACCTCCGGAGTGGATTGGGATGGAGGGGTAGGCTGTGGGATGCTCTCAGGCGCGCATCCAGCGCTTTGATGGCTCTCTGGATGGGATCCACCTATGAAGCTGCTTCTGAGATCGTTGCGACAACGCAGGAAACCCTAAGCAAGATCCCTGCGAAATATCGTCACAAGAGCAGAAGCCAGCAAGCGATAGGCATCGATTTCGAAGGTCTCGTGCGTTTGCGCCCCAATCTATTGAATAATCGGGTGGCACAAGACTCGTCCAGATTGGAATTGCTGTACGTCGGCCGTTTACTGCCATGGAAGGGGCTTCATCTGGTCTTGAAGGCCCTGGCGCTGCTCGATGCAAGTTATCCGAACCTTCATCTGTCCATCATCGGTTCTGGCCGTGACCTACCCCGGTTGCAACGGCTCGCCAGGCGACTTAGCGTGGACGCGATTATCTCATGGATTCCATGGATGCCGCGCGAGGAATTGATCGGCGTTTACTCCAGCTTCGATCTATTCACGTTTCCCAGCCTCCATGATTCTGGTGGCTCGGCTGTACTGGAAGCGCTGACCTTCGGTTTGCCCGTGGTTTGCCTCGATTTGGGCGGCCCGGCGACCGCAGTCAACGATAGCTGCGGGCGAGTGATTTCAACCGCGGGGCTCAGCGAAGATCAGGTAGTAAAGGCAATTGCACAATTTCTAACCGAAGTACTGGCGGATCGAAGTATACTTCGCCGCCTTTCCGAGGCGGCGCGGGCTCACGCGGCCACGCTTACCTGGCAGGCCAGTGTGGATTCAATGTACGGCAGTTCGCTTGTGGGGCAACCGAACTAG
- a CDS encoding glycosyl hydrolase, with amino-acid sequence MNWADLQLAKDKWYFDLLDKYVQWSMDHKTPILMPLTYTPQWASSKPDAPTDVEAGNPPGLSGPPSDMEDWKNFVRTVATRYKGRIREWEIWNEPNRPQSWSGSVDNMVDLTREASRILKEIDPGCRIVSPAPTGAYGLPFLDKFLSKGGGQYVDVIGYHFYVGKDDPPEAMEPLIEKVRNLMQKYGVAGKPLWNTEAGWLGPNQLPPDMQAAYISRAYFLNWSAGVRRFYWYAWENHRGTQIELTGADNAALTPAGKAFATTQLWMTGSVLTRCASSSDGTWTCELLNKGDTSHVVWNTRGGTTLAIPESWRATSVMALNGGRTGIIGRSITVGVQPELVQ; translated from the coding sequence GTGAACTGGGCAGACCTTCAACTCGCGAAGGACAAGTGGTATTTTGACTTGCTTGACAAGTACGTGCAGTGGAGCATGGACCACAAGACTCCGATACTCATGCCATTGACCTATACGCCTCAGTGGGCTTCGAGCAAACCCGATGCACCGACGGATGTAGAGGCCGGCAATCCTCCGGGGTTATCTGGACCGCCAAGCGATATGGAGGATTGGAAAAACTTTGTTCGAACGGTGGCAACCCGGTATAAGGGCCGCATTCGAGAATGGGAAATTTGGAATGAACCCAACCGGCCGCAGAGTTGGAGCGGAAGCGTAGATAACATGGTCGACCTGACGCGCGAAGCATCCCGAATTTTAAAAGAAATCGATCCAGGTTGCCGGATCGTATCTCCGGCGCCGACGGGAGCGTACGGTCTTCCGTTTCTGGACAAGTTTCTTAGCAAGGGAGGTGGTCAGTATGTGGATGTGATTGGATATCACTTCTATGTTGGCAAAGATGATCCTCCCGAGGCCATGGAGCCTCTGATTGAAAAAGTCAGGAACCTGATGCAGAAATATGGCGTAGCGGGTAAGCCGCTTTGGAATACCGAAGCAGGCTGGCTCGGCCCGAATCAGCTCCCGCCAGACATGCAGGCAGCTTATATCTCTCGCGCCTATTTCTTGAATTGGAGCGCAGGCGTTCGACGTTTCTACTGGTACGCCTGGGAGAACCATCGCGGGACTCAGATTGAACTCACCGGTGCGGACAATGCTGCGTTGACCCCAGCCGGGAAAGCATTCGCAACCACCCAGCTTTGGATGACGGGTTCCGTTCTCACCCGGTGCGCCAGTTCCTCGGATGGCACGTGGACTTGCGAGTTGCTGAACAAAGGCGACACCTCTCATGTCGTCTGGAATACGAGAGGCGGAACTACTCTTGCCATCCCTGAATCATGGCGCGCGACTTCCGTCATGGCACTGAACGGCGGCAGGACCGGGATAATCGGAAGGTCGATCACGGTTGGAGTTCAACCGGAACTAGTCCAGTGA
- a CDS encoding oligosaccharide flippase family protein produces MARNTFWVFLGQGARLVIQGAYFVVIARVLGVNNYGSFVGAVALVAILSPFATLGFGNLLVKNVSRDRAAFAESWGNTLLMTAVSGSILLALVMALARFVLPASIPAQLVFAVAISDLFAARLTDAAGQAFQSVEQVRWMANIIVFLSVVRFIAALVVAFVWKHPTALQWGYFYCGSSLIPAAASIILVSRRLGMPRINLAKIFGEMTEGFYFSTGLSAQTIYNDLDKAMLARYSTLDATGLYAAAYRIIDVSYTPVRSLLYAASPGFFRAGQSGIEGSVAYMKRLLPKGLIYSVLILVGLQLIAPFVPRILGQEYARSEEALRWLAVLPLIRTVHSFYSDALTGAGYQGVRMVLQVFVAVFNIVINLWVIPAYSWRGAVYSSLASDALLAIIVFAASTIICRMEPKRSMASMESS; encoded by the coding sequence ATGGCAAGAAATACCTTCTGGGTATTCCTTGGGCAGGGGGCTCGCCTTGTAATTCAGGGCGCTTACTTCGTGGTGATCGCCCGGGTGCTGGGGGTCAATAACTACGGTTCTTTTGTCGGTGCCGTAGCGTTGGTCGCGATCCTCTCACCGTTCGCCACGCTTGGGTTCGGCAATCTGCTCGTTAAGAATGTATCGCGGGATCGGGCCGCCTTTGCCGAGAGCTGGGGAAATACGCTTCTCATGACGGCGGTTTCAGGCTCGATACTTCTTGCCCTCGTGATGGCTCTGGCCAGATTTGTACTGCCAGCGTCCATCCCAGCGCAGTTGGTCTTCGCAGTAGCCATTTCCGATCTTTTCGCGGCCCGGTTGACCGACGCTGCGGGCCAGGCCTTTCAGAGTGTCGAACAGGTGCGCTGGATGGCGAACATTATTGTTTTTCTGAGCGTCGTGCGCTTCATCGCGGCTCTCGTCGTTGCGTTTGTATGGAAGCATCCAACTGCGCTGCAATGGGGATACTTCTACTGCGGGTCATCCTTGATTCCGGCCGCAGCCTCGATCATTCTTGTAAGCCGGCGCCTTGGAATGCCGCGGATCAATCTGGCAAAGATCTTCGGCGAAATGACCGAAGGCTTCTATTTCTCGACCGGTCTAAGCGCGCAGACGATATACAACGATCTCGATAAGGCGATGCTTGCGAGGTATTCGACGCTTGATGCAACTGGTCTTTACGCGGCCGCCTACCGGATCATCGATGTCTCCTACACGCCCGTGCGTTCGCTTCTTTATGCAGCATCTCCCGGATTTTTTCGCGCAGGGCAGTCGGGAATCGAGGGCTCCGTCGCCTATATGAAGCGGCTGTTACCCAAAGGCCTTATCTATAGCGTCCTGATTTTGGTCGGACTTCAATTGATCGCCCCCTTTGTTCCACGAATTCTCGGCCAGGAGTATGCTCGTTCTGAAGAGGCCCTGCGCTGGCTTGCTGTGCTGCCACTGATTAGAACAGTACATTCGTTCTATTCGGACGCACTTACCGGGGCCGGATATCAGGGCGTTCGAATGGTGCTTCAGGTGTTTGTGGCAGTATTTAATATTGTCATCAATCTCTGGGTCATACCTGCCTACTCGTGGCGCGGCGCAGTGTACTCCAGCCTGGCTTCGGATGCGCTCCTTGCGATCATCGTTTTTGCCGCTTCCACCATCATTTGCCGCATGGAACCCAAGAGATCGATGGCCTCCATGGAGTCGTCATGA
- a CDS encoding acyltransferase → MLSRTRARIAYLGQIFFNDVITHIPVRWIRVVIFRALVQSCGEGIGLLRGIEIRQGKNISVGDRAVINKRVLLDGRGGALVIGEDVDIAQDTSIWTLEHDVNSDSHATVGGDVIIEDHVWIASRSTILPGIRIGRGAVVAACSVVTKDVPALTIVGGIPAKVIGQRTNALTYRLNHKPWLQ, encoded by the coding sequence GTGCTCAGCCGCACAAGAGCCAGGATTGCTTATCTTGGGCAGATTTTTTTCAATGATGTCATCACGCATATTCCGGTGCGCTGGATCCGCGTCGTGATTTTCCGTGCTCTGGTCCAAAGCTGCGGTGAGGGGATTGGTCTACTGCGAGGAATCGAGATCCGTCAGGGGAAGAATATTTCAGTAGGAGATCGTGCAGTCATCAACAAGAGAGTGTTGCTGGATGGTAGAGGAGGTGCACTGGTTATTGGAGAGGACGTCGATATTGCGCAAGATACCAGCATCTGGACGCTCGAACACGACGTTAACAGCGACTCCCACGCTACGGTGGGCGGCGATGTCATCATCGAGGATCATGTGTGGATAGCCTCACGCTCAACTATCCTTCCGGGCATCCGAATTGGTCGGGGCGCAGTAGTTGCTGCCTGCAGCGTGGTGACTAAGGATGTTCCCGCGCTGACCATTGTGGGAGGGATTCCAGCAAAGGTCATCGGTCAGCGTACGAATGCATTAACCTACAGGCTGAACCACAAGCCCTGGTTGCAATGA